The nucleotide window TAGGACTCGTCGAGCTTGCCGCTATCGTGAACGTGAGCCGTTTCCACTTTACCCGTCTGTTCAAGCGAAGCACCGGTATGACAGCGATCGGCTTTGTCGAGCAATGCCGGATTCGTCGTGCTCAATCGCTGATCATGGAAACGGCGATTCCACTTTCGGAAGTCGCGCTCATGACGGGCTTTGCGGATCAGAGTCACTTTACCCGTCGTTTTCACCGGCACGTGGGTTGCACACCGGCCGCCTTCGCGCGGGAGCATGGTCGGCGACGTGCGATAAAAGGACCGCGGGACTGACTGTCGCCGCAAGGCAGTTTGCTTCTGGATGGCTTTCGGGATTGTCCATTGCTTCTCTTTGCGAAAATACCGAATACGAACAACGATCTGGAATCGGCGTTGTCTTCATATTTCTCGCCGATCTAGTGTGCCGTTCTGTTGTTAACTAATCTATGTTCACGTAGCATGCTGGTATCAACGGAACGGGAGATGCCAGCATGCCCATGGGACGACCGAAGGCCGAACTGGTGTTGAGTGAAGATGAGCACTCGCAACTGACTTCGATAGCGCGTTCGCGCTCGATTTCGGCGGCGCTGGTGACGCGTGCGCGCATCGTGCTGGCTGCTGCTGTCGGGGAACCCAACAGCGCCATTGCCCAGCGTCTTCAGCTCACGCGTGCCACGGTGGGCAAGTGGCGTCTCCGGTTCCTGGAGCATCGCATCAACGGGCTGTATGACGAAGTACGTCCCGGCAAGCCGCGCACGATTGACGATGAGCGGCTGGCGCAGCTGATTCACAAGACCCTGCACACCAAGCCAGCGGATGGCTCCACGCACTGGAGCGTGCGCACGATCGCCGCCGAAACGGCTATCTCGCCCACGAGTGTGCACCGGTACTTCAAGCTGCTGGGCCTGCAACCGCATCGCAGCGAAAGCTTCAAGCTCTCGACCGATCAATTCTTCATCGAGAAACTGCGCGACGTGGTTGGCCTGTACCTGAGCCCGCCCGAGAATGCATTGGTCCTGTGCGTGGACGAGAAGAGCCAGTGTCAGGCGCTCGAACGCACGCAACCCATGCTGCCGATGGGTTTCGGCTACGTCGAAGGCGTTACCCACGACTACGTTCGTCATGGCACCACCACGCTGTTCGCCGCCCTGAACGTACTCAACGGCGCAGTGCTCGCGACCTGCAAGCCGCGTCATCGGCATCAGGAGTTCCTGTCG belongs to Paraburkholderia aromaticivorans and includes:
- a CDS encoding IS630 family transposase, with protein sequence MPMGRPKAELVLSEDEHSQLTSIARSRSISAALVTRARIVLAAAVGEPNSAIAQRLQLTRATVGKWRLRFLEHRINGLYDEVRPGKPRTIDDERLAQLIHKTLHTKPADGSTHWSVRTIAAETAISPTSVHRYFKLLGLQPHRSESFKLSTDQFFIEKLRDVVGLYLSPPENALVLCVDEKSQCQALERTQPMLPMGFGYVEGVTHDYVRHGTTTLFAALNVLNGAVLATCKPRHRHQEFLSFLREIDKAVPAELDVHCIVDNYGSHKHPKVKAWLAAKPRWHMHFIPTYSSWLNQVERFFALITDKAIRRGSFGSVKQLIKRIDQFVSHYNENCKPFMWTASADSILEKLHRLCSRISGTEH